One genomic window of Eggerthella timonensis includes the following:
- the mntA gene encoding type VII toxin-antitoxin system MntA family adenylyltransferase antitoxin: protein MTNVQSISRAVQETAQRYPIRSAALFGSYARGENREDSDVDILIETDGTFSLLDAARFRRELSEALDVDIDVVSARSLEGSFARHAVRDQVVLYERS from the coding sequence ATGACGAACGTACAATCGATCAGTCGCGCCGTACAGGAAACGGCACAACGCTACCCCATCAGAAGCGCCGCGCTGTTCGGCTCGTACGCGCGAGGAGAAAACCGCGAGGACAGCGACGTCGACATCCTCATCGAAACGGATGGCACGTTCTCGTTGCTCGATGCCGCCCGATTCCGTCGAGAGCTCTCGGAAGCGCTCGATGTTGACATCGACGTGGTGTCGGCACGCTCGCTCGAGGGTTCTTTTGCGCGCCACGCTGTTCGTGACCAAGTAGTTCTCTATGAGCGCTCTTAG
- a CDS encoding HepT-like ribonuclease domain-containing protein: MSALSTRDASILEGIVSNCNSIEDRIERHRVDRTVFIKQADLREMLLFPLIQIGELANHLSEQALATYDDIPWSDIVGMRHMIVHGYGTIDTTWAWTTIVQDVPELKRLCSSILEGR, translated from the coding sequence ATGAGCGCTCTTAGCACTCGAGATGCCTCCATTCTCGAAGGCATCGTATCGAACTGCAATTCGATCGAGGATAGGATCGAGCGCCATCGCGTCGATCGCACGGTTTTCATCAAACAGGCGGATCTGAGGGAAATGCTGCTCTTCCCCCTCATTCAAATCGGAGAGCTCGCCAACCATCTGAGCGAACAGGCTCTTGCGACGTACGACGATATCCCATGGAGCGACATCGTCGGCATGCGTCACATGATCGTGCACGGTTATGGCACTATCGACACAACCTGGGCGTGGACGACCATCGTGCAAGACGTTCCCGAACTCAAGCGGCTCTGCTCCTCAATTCTCGAAGGCCGTTAG
- the truA gene encoding tRNA pseudouridine(38-40) synthase TruA — protein MRDHTLALTLSYNGAPFSGFARQPGQTTVQGDLEDALRLLFRRDVETTCAGRTDAGVHALGQVVSFDVNDLDIAGRSLPSLRRSLNALTHDAITVREVEPKKLGFSARFDAQAREYHYHLCVDSTSPIFMKDFSWFVPGGLDLTAMEAGAQHLLGEHDFKSFCMAASAEGKPTHRNVREISFHPETVMGENLMSIKVVGNAFLHSMVRTIVGTLVMVGKGQRDADWVGEVLEACDRRVAGENAPAQGLVFWRVIY, from the coding sequence GTGCGCGATCACACGCTGGCGCTGACGCTGTCGTACAACGGCGCGCCGTTCAGCGGGTTCGCCCGCCAGCCGGGTCAGACCACCGTGCAAGGCGACCTCGAGGACGCGTTGCGCCTGCTGTTCCGGCGCGACGTAGAGACGACGTGCGCCGGCCGCACCGATGCGGGGGTGCACGCCCTCGGCCAGGTGGTCAGCTTCGACGTGAACGATCTCGACATCGCCGGTCGCTCGTTGCCGAGCTTGCGCCGCTCGCTCAATGCGCTCACGCACGATGCCATCACCGTGCGCGAGGTCGAGCCGAAGAAGCTGGGCTTCTCGGCGCGCTTCGACGCGCAGGCGCGCGAGTACCATTACCATCTGTGCGTGGACTCCACGAGCCCCATCTTCATGAAGGACTTCTCGTGGTTCGTTCCCGGCGGCCTCGACCTCACGGCCATGGAAGCCGGCGCGCAGCATTTGCTGGGCGAGCACGACTTCAAGAGCTTCTGCATGGCGGCATCGGCCGAGGGCAAGCCGACGCATCGCAACGTGCGCGAGATATCGTTCCATCCCGAGACGGTGATGGGCGAGAACCTCATGTCCATCAAGGTGGTGGGCAACGCGTTTCTGCACTCCATGGTGCGAACCATCGTGGGCACGCTCGTGATGGTGGGCAAGGGCCAGCGCGACGCCGATTGGGTGGGCGAGGTTCTGGAAGCCTGCGATCGTCGGGTTGCGGGAGAAAACGCCCCAGCTCAGGGGCTCGTATTCTGGCGAGTCATCTACTGA
- the asnB gene encoding asparagine synthase (glutamine-hydrolyzing): protein MCGICGFTGATEADLPALKAMCDIMAHRGPDGEGQYLADGVALGHRRLSLIDLANGNQPMVRATGAHDSAVTSPAVEGSAPGSFTVGDYAIVFNGEIYNYRDLRAELAAEGWTFKTESDTETLLVSYLAWGKLLLDKVRGMFAFAIWDKQNRELFCARDFFGIKPFYYTVQNGEAGPQFIFASEIKCILEHPAYERELNEEALEQYLCFQFSALPETFFKGIYKLEPAHCMTVRADGSIETERYWRPTYDFDESRSREDTVEAIDAAMRESVRYHNVADVEVGSFLSSGIDSSYMAACLAKENPDIKTFTVGFAEYEGERDEITWARELADELHIENNSKHIGEEEYWASLPRVQWHMDEPSADPSAVALYFVDQEAAKKVKAVLSGEGADEFFGGYRIYQTPFANAKLSWAPKGLLRGASKMARGLGVRGANYLERASETVEDWYYTNANGVAFSPDERARLLKRPVQACTPQELTAPVYAEVAGLDETTRMQYADLFFWLVGDILLKTDKMSMAHSLESRVPFLDKEVFNVSRTVPTPLKADGEQTKIALREAAERAIPKDWAQKEKLGFPVPVVGWLRQDRYYDEIKGWFTGPEAKRFFNEDELVKLLDDHKSGAADNTRKIWIVYMFLMWYRIYFVDRTVPEKPAA from the coding sequence ATGTGCGGTATCTGCGGATTCACCGGGGCGACCGAAGCCGATCTGCCCGCTTTGAAGGCGATGTGCGACATCATGGCGCACCGCGGCCCCGACGGCGAAGGCCAGTACCTCGCCGACGGCGTGGCGTTGGGGCATCGCCGCCTGTCGCTCATCGACCTGGCAAACGGCAACCAGCCCATGGTGCGCGCCACAGGCGCGCATGACTCCGCCGTCACCTCCCCCGCCGTCGAGGGATCCGCGCCCGGATCGTTCACCGTCGGCGACTACGCCATCGTGTTCAACGGCGAGATCTACAACTACCGCGACCTGCGCGCCGAGCTGGCCGCCGAAGGCTGGACGTTCAAGACCGAGTCCGACACCGAGACGCTGCTCGTGTCGTATCTGGCGTGGGGCAAGCTGCTGCTCGACAAGGTGCGCGGCATGTTCGCGTTCGCCATCTGGGACAAGCAGAACCGCGAGCTGTTCTGCGCGCGCGACTTCTTCGGCATCAAGCCGTTCTACTACACCGTGCAGAACGGCGAGGCCGGCCCGCAGTTCATCTTCGCCTCCGAGATCAAGTGCATCCTCGAGCACCCCGCCTACGAGCGCGAGCTCAACGAGGAGGCTCTCGAGCAGTACCTGTGCTTCCAGTTCTCGGCGCTGCCCGAGACGTTCTTCAAGGGCATCTACAAGCTGGAGCCCGCGCACTGCATGACCGTCCGCGCCGACGGCAGCATCGAGACCGAGCGGTACTGGCGCCCCACCTACGACTTCGACGAGAGCCGCAGCCGCGAGGACACCGTGGAGGCCATCGACGCCGCCATGCGCGAGAGCGTGCGCTACCACAACGTGGCCGACGTGGAGGTGGGCTCGTTCTTGTCCTCGGGCATCGACTCCAGCTACATGGCCGCGTGCCTGGCGAAGGAGAATCCCGACATCAAGACGTTCACCGTGGGCTTCGCCGAGTACGAGGGCGAGCGCGACGAGATCACCTGGGCGCGCGAGCTGGCCGACGAGCTGCACATCGAGAACAACTCGAAGCACATCGGCGAAGAGGAGTACTGGGCGAGCCTGCCGCGCGTGCAGTGGCACATGGACGAGCCGTCCGCCGACCCGAGCGCCGTGGCGCTGTACTTCGTCGACCAGGAGGCCGCCAAGAAGGTGAAGGCCGTGCTGTCCGGCGAGGGCGCCGACGAGTTCTTCGGCGGCTACCGCATCTACCAGACGCCCTTCGCCAACGCGAAGCTGTCCTGGGCGCCGAAGGGCCTGCTGCGCGGCGCGTCGAAGATGGCGCGCGGTCTGGGCGTGCGCGGCGCGAACTACCTGGAACGCGCCTCGGAGACGGTGGAGGACTGGTATTACACGAACGCGAACGGCGTGGCGTTCTCGCCCGACGAGCGCGCGCGGCTGTTGAAGCGCCCCGTGCAGGCGTGCACCCCGCAAGAGCTGACCGCACCCGTGTACGCCGAGGTAGCCGGCCTCGACGAGACGACGCGCATGCAGTACGCCGACCTGTTCTTCTGGCTCGTGGGCGACATCCTGTTGAAGACCGACAAGATGTCGATGGCCCATTCGCTGGAAAGCCGCGTGCCGTTCCTCGACAAGGAGGTGTTCAACGTCTCGCGCACCGTCCCCACCCCGCTCAAGGCCGACGGCGAGCAGACGAAGATCGCCTTGCGCGAGGCCGCCGAGCGCGCCATCCCGAAGGACTGGGCGCAGAAGGAAAAGCTGGGCTTCCCCGTGCCCGTGGTGGGCTGGCTGCGCCAGGATCGCTACTACGACGAGATCAAGGGTTGGTTCACCGGCCCCGAGGCGAAGCGGTTCTTCAACGAGGACGAGCTGGTGAAGCTGCTGGACGACCACAAGAGCGGCGCCGCCGACAACACCCGCAAGATCTGGATCGTCTACATGTTCCTCATGTGGTACCGCATCTACTTCGTCGACCGCACCGTTCCCGAAAAACCCGCAGCATAG
- the dnaE gene encoding DNA polymerase III subunit alpha, which translates to MAFVHLHNHTEYSLLDGHTHIYDMVKRAADLDMPAVAISDHGVMSGVPQLCEMCDKVEEETGKRVKPIYGCEVYFTVDEELRKDTKPKLYHLLLLAKTNEGYHNLVKLVSESHVDNFYYKPRTTFSMLQKYGKGIIGSSACIAGIIPKLLDNRQVDEAVEWAKKFASCFEPGDFYIELQNQGIRTDAGFTQTELNHMLTDVAKAAGLKTIATNDFHYLTREDARAQDYMLCIGTGAAFNDANRMRFENDQFYMKTEEEMREALKDFPEACDTTVEVAEKVNVVLERDSILPRFPLPEGETEESYFRRRVQEGLVKHYGDPVPQEAQERADYEMGIIIQQGFPAYFLIVQEYIEWARSQGIGVGPGRGSAAGAIVAYAMDITALDPLSNGLLFERFLSPERVEMPDIDVDFEQGRREEVINHIKDVYGEDHVSQVITFGTLQAKNAVRDAARVLDYPYSTGDKITKMIGDELGITIDKALATNPDLKKAYETEEDVKAVIDAALSIEGHVRGEGVHACATIICRDPMSDHVPMKRDTKGGGIITQYDGHYTPELGLLKMDFLGLRTLDVLTIACRNIEQRFGTKVIPEDIPIDDEGAFKLMQSGNMDGLFQVEGALYVSLFARLPPTRFSDVVASIALNRPGPLESGMVDDYVKVAQGKTPVHYYDDRLRPLLEETYGTMVYQEQIMQISMEMSGFSAGKADKLRKAMGKKKLDIMRQLQADWNDGAVENGYSLEIAKQIWEDAEKFAKYAFNKSHSAAYAILVMRTAYLKAHYPNDFMAAVLSSYMGNTDRLIRYIASCNHSGIPVLPPDINSSNAEFTPTDEGVRFGLVGVRGVGANVAEAIIEEREANGPFTSLHDFVNRLDAKCYNRKTLEALIKGGAFDSTGYTRKQLMYFVDETPLLESASKRQKDRERGQVSMFDLFGDDPDSGFEEEIPEPDGVEWPKRQLLSFEKEIMKIYVSDHPLRPYEGTIARMTKFQLGDLAERTKEIKSAVFVGMISNVVTKLTKRGTKMATFTLEDTTGHVECICFKYDENAEAIQEDAIVKVKGKFEANDRGNQIMAFEVEVIELSEADARPSHLELRVAMSEFDQSKSLRLNRILKSYPGRDGVVLFVQQNDGHKYRAELPISVDSRSPVMRSEIQDLFGSQVWRAS; encoded by the coding sequence ATGGCATTCGTCCACCTGCACAACCATACCGAATATTCCCTGCTCGACGGGCACACCCACATCTACGACATGGTGAAACGAGCCGCCGACCTCGACATGCCCGCCGTGGCCATCTCGGATCACGGCGTGATGTCCGGCGTGCCGCAGCTGTGCGAGATGTGCGACAAGGTCGAGGAGGAGACGGGCAAGCGCGTCAAGCCCATCTACGGCTGCGAGGTGTACTTCACCGTCGACGAGGAGCTGCGCAAGGACACGAAGCCCAAGCTTTACCACCTCCTCTTGCTGGCCAAGACGAACGAGGGCTACCACAACCTCGTGAAGCTCGTCAGCGAATCGCATGTCGACAACTTCTACTACAAGCCGCGCACCACGTTCAGCATGCTCCAGAAGTACGGCAAGGGCATCATCGGCTCGTCGGCGTGCATCGCCGGCATCATCCCGAAGCTGCTCGACAACCGCCAGGTGGACGAGGCGGTGGAGTGGGCCAAGAAGTTCGCCAGTTGCTTCGAGCCGGGCGACTTCTACATCGAGCTGCAGAACCAGGGCATCCGCACCGACGCCGGGTTCACGCAGACCGAGCTCAACCACATGCTGACGGACGTGGCCAAGGCCGCCGGCCTCAAGACTATCGCCACGAACGACTTCCACTACCTCACGCGCGAGGACGCGCGCGCCCAGGACTACATGCTGTGCATCGGCACGGGCGCGGCGTTCAACGACGCCAACCGCATGCGCTTCGAGAACGACCAGTTCTACATGAAGACCGAGGAGGAGATGCGCGAGGCGCTCAAGGACTTCCCCGAGGCCTGCGACACCACGGTCGAAGTGGCCGAGAAGGTGAACGTGGTGCTCGAGCGCGACTCCATCCTTCCGCGCTTCCCGCTGCCCGAGGGCGAGACCGAGGAGAGCTATTTCCGTAGGCGCGTCCAGGAAGGCCTGGTCAAGCACTACGGCGATCCGGTTCCGCAGGAGGCGCAGGAGCGCGCCGACTACGAGATGGGCATCATCATCCAGCAGGGCTTCCCGGCGTACTTCCTCATCGTGCAGGAGTACATCGAGTGGGCGCGCAGCCAGGGCATCGGCGTCGGCCCGGGCCGTGGCTCGGCCGCAGGCGCCATCGTGGCGTATGCCATGGACATCACCGCCCTCGACCCGCTGTCGAACGGCCTGCTGTTCGAGCGATTCCTGTCGCCCGAGCGCGTGGAGATGCCCGATATCGACGTCGACTTCGAGCAGGGCCGCCGAGAAGAAGTGATCAACCACATCAAGGACGTGTACGGCGAGGACCACGTATCCCAGGTCATCACGTTCGGCACCCTGCAGGCCAAGAACGCCGTGCGCGACGCCGCGCGCGTGCTGGACTACCCGTACAGCACCGGCGACAAGATCACGAAGATGATCGGCGACGAGCTGGGCATCACCATCGACAAGGCCTTGGCCACGAACCCCGACCTCAAGAAGGCGTACGAGACCGAAGAGGACGTGAAGGCCGTCATCGACGCGGCGCTGTCCATCGAAGGCCACGTGCGCGGCGAGGGCGTGCACGCATGCGCCACCATCATCTGCCGCGACCCCATGAGCGACCACGTGCCCATGAAGCGCGACACCAAGGGCGGCGGCATCATCACCCAGTACGACGGCCACTACACGCCCGAGCTGGGCCTGCTGAAAATGGACTTCCTCGGCCTGCGCACGCTCGACGTGCTCACCATCGCATGCCGCAACATCGAGCAGCGCTTCGGCACGAAGGTGATCCCCGAGGACATCCCCATCGACGACGAGGGCGCCTTCAAGCTCATGCAGTCCGGCAACATGGACGGCTTGTTCCAGGTGGAGGGCGCGCTGTACGTCAGCCTGTTCGCGCGGCTCCCCCCGACGCGCTTCTCCGACGTCGTGGCCTCGATCGCCCTCAACCGCCCGGGCCCGTTGGAGTCGGGCATGGTAGACGACTACGTGAAGGTGGCCCAGGGCAAGACGCCCGTCCACTACTACGACGACCGCCTGCGCCCGCTTCTGGAAGAGACCTACGGCACCATGGTCTACCAAGAGCAGATCATGCAGATCTCCATGGAGATGAGCGGCTTCTCGGCGGGCAAGGCCGACAAGCTGCGCAAGGCCATGGGCAAGAAGAAGCTCGACATCATGCGCCAGCTCCAGGCCGACTGGAACGACGGCGCGGTGGAGAACGGCTACTCGCTCGAGATCGCGAAGCAGATCTGGGAAGACGCCGAGAAGTTCGCGAAGTACGCGTTCAACAAATCGCACTCGGCCGCATACGCCATCCTGGTTATGCGGACGGCGTATTTGAAGGCGCACTACCCGAACGACTTCATGGCCGCCGTGCTGTCGTCCTACATGGGCAACACCGACCGCCTGATCCGCTACATCGCCAGCTGCAACCACTCGGGCATCCCCGTGCTGCCGCCGGACATCAACTCGTCCAACGCCGAGTTCACGCCCACCGACGAGGGCGTGCGCTTCGGCCTCGTGGGCGTGCGCGGCGTCGGCGCGAACGTGGCCGAGGCCATCATCGAGGAGCGCGAGGCGAACGGCCCGTTCACGTCGCTGCACGACTTCGTGAACCGCCTCGATGCGAAATGCTACAACCGCAAGACGCTCGAAGCGCTCATCAAGGGCGGGGCGTTCGACTCGACGGGCTACACGCGCAAGCAGCTCATGTACTTCGTCGACGAGACGCCGCTGCTTGAAAGCGCGTCGAAGCGCCAGAAGGACCGCGAGCGCGGCCAGGTGTCGATGTTCGACCTGTTCGGAGACGATCCGGATTCCGGCTTCGAGGAGGAGATCCCGGAGCCGGACGGCGTGGAGTGGCCGAAGCGCCAGCTGCTGTCGTTCGAGAAGGAGATCATGAAGATCTACGTCTCGGACCATCCGCTGCGTCCGTACGAGGGCACCATCGCGCGTATGACGAAGTTCCAGCTGGGCGACTTGGCCGAACGCACGAAGGAGATCAAGTCCGCGGTGTTCGTGGGCATGATCTCGAACGTGGTGACGAAGCTGACGAAGCGCGGCACGAAGATGGCCACGTTCACCCTCGAGGACACGACGGGGCACGTGGAGTGCATCTGCTTCAAGTACGACGAGAACGCCGAGGCCATTCAGGAAGACGCCATCGTCAAGGTGAAGGGCAAGTTCGAGGCCAACGACCGCGGCAATCAGATCATGGCGTTCGAGGTGGAGGTCATCGAGCTCAGCGAGGCGGATGCCCGTCCGTCGCACCTCGAGCTGCGCGTGGCGATGTCCGAGTTCGACCAGTCGAAGTCGCTGCGTCTCAACCGCATCTTGAAGTCGTATCCGGGACGCGACGGCGTGGTGCTGTTCGTGCAGCAGAACGACGGCCACAAGTACCGTGCCGAGCTGCCCATCTCGGTTGATTCCCGCAGCCCCGTGATGCGCTCGGAGATCCAGGACCTCTTCGGCTCCCAGGTGTGGAGGGCTTCGTAG